A single genomic interval of Juglans regia cultivar Chandler chromosome 1, Walnut 2.0, whole genome shotgun sequence harbors:
- the LOC109005640 gene encoding uncharacterized protein LOC109005640 encodes MEANRKRRGFIKGKLMSFQRAVKPSSVVQYTSKAKPSQSSPSTASVGFLLHQDYVVSQPKQKVSFIVPADNSRDLISSQYDSLYGIAADETVDTKAATYISSVQERFKLERMKSERKKCQVDALL; translated from the coding sequence ATGGAGGCAAACCGTAAGCGCAGAGGGTTCATTAAAGGGAAGTTGATGTCATTCCAACGAGCAGTGAAGCCTTCCTCAGTTGTGCAATATACCAGCAAGGCTAAGCCAAGCCAGTCTTCTCCTTCAACTGCCTCAGTAGGCTTTCTGCTCCACCAGGACTATGTCGTTTCTCAGCCGAAACAGAAGGTGTCGTTTATAGTACCTGCCGATAACAGCCGTGACTTAATAAGCAGCCAATACGACAGCCTATATGGTATAGCGGCTGATGAGACCGTCGATACAAAGGCTGCAACGTATATATCTTCTGTTCAAGAACGTTTCAAGCTTGAAAGGATGAAGTCGGAACGCAAGAAGTGCCAGGTGGATGCACTCTTGTAG